One Stenotrophomonas maltophilia DNA window includes the following coding sequences:
- a CDS encoding LysR family transcriptional regulator, protein MDSFNLMRAFRRIVERGGLARAAEDLGMSPAGLSKQLRTLEAHLGVVLLQRTTRRMSLTETGHAYYRECCRLLDELEALERGIAEQRGDVAGRLRVNAPQSFALSTLSPLLPRFLQQHPQLSLDLVMEDRLLDAVGEGFDVSLRLRAELDDSRLVARRLASLQQVLCAAPSYLQQHPAPQAVDELQAHSVLAYSLSDSPGSWPLLGPDGQVTITLPARVTVNNSLLLRDLLVAGMGIGALPSFLAAPALARGELQQVLPDHRYPPRFVHAVYPTSRHLQPKVRAFIDFLHAELPGCAGLDS, encoded by the coding sequence ATGGATTCCTTCAACCTGATGCGTGCCTTCCGCCGCATCGTCGAACGCGGCGGGCTGGCCCGTGCCGCCGAAGACCTGGGCATGTCGCCCGCCGGGCTCAGCAAGCAGCTGCGCACGCTGGAAGCGCACCTGGGCGTGGTACTGCTGCAGCGGACCACGCGGCGCATGAGCCTGACCGAAACCGGCCACGCCTATTACCGCGAATGCTGCCGCCTGCTCGACGAACTGGAGGCGCTGGAACGCGGCATCGCTGAACAGCGCGGCGACGTGGCCGGGCGCCTGCGCGTCAATGCGCCGCAGTCGTTCGCGCTGAGCACGCTGTCACCGCTGCTGCCACGCTTTCTGCAGCAGCATCCGCAGCTGTCGCTGGACCTGGTGATGGAAGACCGCCTGCTCGATGCGGTCGGCGAAGGTTTCGATGTGTCGCTGCGGCTGCGTGCCGAGCTGGACGACTCGCGGCTGGTGGCGCGCCGGCTGGCCTCGCTGCAGCAGGTGCTGTGCGCGGCCCCGTCCTACCTTCAGCAGCATCCGGCACCGCAGGCGGTGGACGAGCTGCAGGCGCACAGCGTGCTGGCCTACAGCCTGTCCGACTCGCCCGGCAGTTGGCCGCTGCTCGGCCCCGACGGCCAGGTGACCATCACCCTGCCGGCGCGCGTCACCGTCAACAACAGCCTGCTGCTGCGCGACCTGCTGGTGGCCGGCATGGGCATCGGCGCCCTGCCCTCGTTCCTGGCGGCACCGGCACTGGCTCGTGGCGAACTGCAGCAGGTGCTGCCCGACCACCGCTATCCGCCGCGCTTCGTGCATGCGGTCTATCCCACGTCGCGCCACCTGCAGCCCAAGGTGCGCGCGTTCATCGATTTCCTGCACGCCGAGCTGCCCGGCTGCGCTGGCCTGGATTCGTAA
- a CDS encoding DsbA family oxidoreductase yields MSPVPSPATAAPVVDFFHDVVCGWCFVLAPRLQQVSAELGIQVRHRSFVLQDSRAQMVEVFGSMERAKAIILRHWTDCAAHEDTARIDIEGMRAQDFEYPSGWLGALACQSAGMLGGNDAHGAMFDAVQWAHLHQHRNIGDAEVLLDIAEALGHPRGAFADHMRSDAVARRVQADRAEAAALGIRSIPTVIGGNGLRLQTLPLPQLRQALAHLVAA; encoded by the coding sequence ATGTCTCCCGTTCCTTCCCCCGCCACCGCCGCGCCGGTGGTCGATTTCTTCCACGACGTGGTCTGCGGCTGGTGCTTCGTGCTGGCCCCGCGCCTGCAGCAGGTCTCGGCCGAACTCGGCATCCAGGTGCGCCACCGCAGCTTCGTGCTGCAGGACTCGCGCGCGCAGATGGTCGAGGTGTTCGGCTCGATGGAACGCGCCAAGGCGATCATCCTGCGCCACTGGACCGACTGCGCCGCGCATGAAGACACCGCGCGCATCGATATCGAAGGCATGCGCGCACAGGACTTCGAGTATCCGTCCGGCTGGCTCGGCGCACTGGCCTGCCAGTCCGCCGGCATGCTCGGCGGCAACGACGCCCATGGCGCGATGTTCGATGCCGTGCAGTGGGCGCACCTGCACCAGCACCGCAACATCGGCGACGCCGAAGTGCTGCTGGATATCGCCGAAGCGCTGGGTCACCCGCGTGGCGCCTTCGCTGACCACATGCGCAGCGACGCAGTAGCCCGGCGCGTGCAGGCCGACCGTGCCGAAGCCGCGGCCCTCGGCATCCGCTCCATTCCCACCGTGATCGGCGGCAACGGCCTGCGCCTGCAGACCCTGCCGCTGCCGCAACTGCGCCAGGCCCTGGCGCACCTGGTCGCGGCCTGA
- a CDS encoding cyclase family protein, which yields MTPRTLATALALLLAGTAASTAVSAHERVPSGQQVGTSPWGPKDEIGRLNLITEASRAAILSRVSGGKAYDLATEYYVGMPSWQDAGDPHYQFWMTHTPRGTVMDDPMGVGETMNLTRSYTGTAFSMYSHTGTHIDALNHFGIHGKIWNGFEADKHLGDRGWNVTGIEKFPPLIARGVLIDVAGAKGVDMLPDSYRVTRQDLKDALARQQVKLQQGDVVLIRTGRMRLFEQPRAYMANPPGMGLDAARFLVEDSGAMIVGADNLSFETFPSEVSDDYVPLHTYLLAQQGAPIIELVALDELARDKVYEFAFIGGPLKIRGGDAAPLRPVALPVRP from the coding sequence ATGACCCCACGTACCCTGGCCACCGCGCTGGCCCTGCTGCTGGCCGGCACCGCCGCTTCCACCGCCGTGTCCGCACACGAACGCGTTCCCTCCGGCCAGCAGGTCGGCACCAGCCCCTGGGGGCCGAAGGACGAGATCGGCCGCCTCAACCTGATCACCGAGGCCTCGCGTGCAGCGATCCTGTCGCGGGTCAGCGGCGGCAAGGCCTATGACCTGGCCACCGAATACTACGTCGGCATGCCCAGCTGGCAGGATGCCGGCGACCCGCACTACCAGTTCTGGATGACCCACACCCCGCGCGGCACGGTGATGGATGATCCGATGGGCGTGGGTGAAACCATGAACCTCACCCGCAGCTACACCGGCACCGCGTTCTCGATGTACAGCCACACCGGCACCCACATCGATGCGCTGAACCATTTCGGCATCCACGGAAAGATCTGGAACGGCTTCGAGGCCGACAAGCACCTCGGTGACCGTGGCTGGAACGTCACCGGCATCGAGAAATTCCCGCCGCTGATCGCGCGTGGCGTGCTGATCGACGTGGCCGGCGCCAAGGGCGTGGACATGCTGCCGGACAGCTACCGCGTCACCCGCCAGGACCTGAAGGATGCGCTGGCACGCCAGCAGGTGAAGCTGCAGCAGGGCGACGTGGTGCTGATCCGCACCGGCCGCATGCGCCTGTTCGAACAGCCCAGGGCCTACATGGCCAACCCGCCGGGCATGGGCCTGGACGCCGCGCGCTTCCTGGTCGAGGACAGCGGCGCGATGATCGTCGGCGCCGACAACCTCAGCTTCGAGACCTTCCCCTCGGAGGTGTCGGACGACTACGTGCCGCTGCACACCTACCTGCTGGCCCAGCAGGGCGCGCCGATCATCGAACTGGTGGCGTTGGACGAACTGGCCCGCGACAAGGTCTACGAGTTCGCCTTCATCGGCGGCCCACTGAAGATCCGCGGCGGCGATGCCGCGCCGCTGCGCCCGGTCGCGCTGCCGGTCCGCCCGTAA